One genomic segment of Musa acuminata AAA Group cultivar baxijiao chromosome BXJ3-3, Cavendish_Baxijiao_AAA, whole genome shotgun sequence includes these proteins:
- the LOC135632240 gene encoding glutathione transferase GST 23-like gives MDPPSSLKLLGSWADSHTHRVQLALKLKGLEFEYQEEDAINPSPALLLHNPVYKKVPVLLHSDRPVVESVVILQYIDETWADNPIMPADPFERAVARFWCHFAEDKLAPAVGAVFSSSGEGQKTAVDQVHDNLKLLERELRDGAFKGKRFFGGDKIGLLDIVLGCGSYWLAVFEEVMEVKLVDPGTFPVFHAWLKDFEEQNEVKETIPAIDKLLEYARGIRQMMLSLSNGTSTTAPAAAGTTSTINVAVDGSSG, from the exons ATGGATCCACCCTCCTCTCTTAAGCTCCTCGGCTCGTGGGCAGACTCCCACACCCACCGCGTCCAGCTCGCCCTCAAGCTCAAGGGCTTGGAGTTCGAGTACCAGGAGGAGGATGCCATCAACCCTAGCCCCGCCCTCCTCCTCCACAACCCCGTCTACAAGAAGGTCCCCGTCCTCCTCCACAGCGACCGTCCCGTCGTGGAGTCCGTCGTCATCTTGCAGTACATCGACGAGACCTGGGCTGACAACCCGATCATGCCTGCCGACCCCTTCGAGCGTGCCGTTGCTCGCTTCTGGTGCCACTTCGCCGAGGATAAG CTTGCCCCGGCGGTCGGCGCGGTGTTTTCGTCGTCGGGCGAAGGCCAGAAGACGGCCGTCGATCAAGTGCACGACAACCTGAAGCTGCTGGAGCGCGAGCTACGAGACGGAGCGTTCAAAGGGAAGAGGTTCTTCGGAGGCGACAAGATCGGTTTGCTGGACATCGTCCTCGGGTGCGGCTCGTACTGGCTCGCCGTGTTCGAGGAGGTCATGGAGGTGAAGCTCGTCGACCCCGGAACCTTCCCCGTGTTCCACGCATGGCTTAAAGACTTCGAGGAGCAGAATGAAGTGAAGGAGACCATTCCGGCGATCGACAAGTTGCTGGAGTACGCGCGGGGCATCCGGCAAATGATGCTGAGCCTCAGTAATGGCACCAGTACCACTGCTCCTGCCGCTGCCGGCACCACCAGCACCATTAATGTTGCTGTTGACGGTAGCAGTGGCTAA
- the LOC103978876 gene encoding G2/mitotic-specific cyclin S13-7 — protein sequence MESRHLQAPVATLQQRGAAASPGRKQKAAAGGDEKNRRALGDIGNRVNFRDVDGKVQSQISLPVARFAAQVLENAQPAEPDKKPAFVAANVRGKEGAKAAKQKAAVKPKTEEVIEISSGDEGAKAAEQKVSVNLKTEEVIEISSGNGDRRTSRKKVHTLTSVLTARSKVACEVVHKPNNLAHDIDELDADDELAVVDYVEDIYSFYRFAERYSRPRDYMGSQVEINAKMRSILADWLTEVHRKFELMPETLYLTFYIVDAYLSMETVPRRELQLVGVSSMLVACKYEEIWAPQVNDFIYISDRAYGREQILATEKAILNKLEWNLTVPTPYVFLVRFLKAAMSDKEMENMAFFFAELGLMHYSMVIKHRPSMLAASAVYAARWTLERSPRWTETLERHTGYDELQLGDCAQHLLSFHASAAESKLRAVYNKYSSSRRGAVALRSPATKPL from the exons aTGGAGTCAAGGCATCTGCAGGCTCCTGTGGCAACTCTGCAGCAGAGAG GTGCTGCTGCTTCACCAGGCAGAAAGCAGAAAGCGGCCGCAGGAGGTGACGAAAAGAACCGGAGAGCGCTTGGAGACATCGGAAATCGTGTTAACTTTCGAGATGTCGACGG AAAAGTGCAGTCTCAGATTTCTCTCCCTGTGGCTAG ATTTGCTGCTCAAGTGTTGGAGAATGCACAACCTGCCGAACCTGATAAG AAGCCAGCATTTGTAGCTGCCAATGTAAGAGGAAAAGAAGGTGCGAAAGCTGCGAAGCAGAAGGCTGCAGTCAAGCCAAAAACTGAGGAAGTAATTGAAATCAGTTCAGGAGATGAAGGTGCAAAAGCTGCTGAGCAGAAGGTCTCAGTAAACCTCAAAACAGAGGAAGTAATTGAGATCAGTTCAGGAAATGGTGATAGGAGAACTTCCAGGAAGAAGGTTCACACCCTCACTTCAGTACTTACTGCTCGAAGCAAG GTTGCTTGTGAAGTCGTCCATAAACCAAACAATCTGGCACACGATATTGATGAGTTGGATGCAGACGATGAGTTAGCTGTTGTCGATTATGTGGAAGACATATATAGCTTCTACAGATTCGCTGAG AGATACAGCAGACCTCGTGATTACATGGGTTCCCAGGTCGAGATCAATGCGAAGATGAGATCGATTCTTGCCGACTGGCTGACTGAAGTGCACCGCAAGTTTGAGCTGATGCCCGAGACACTATACCTAACGTTCTACATAGTCGATGCATACCTCTCGATGGAAACTGTTCCGAGGAGGGAGTTGCAGCTTGTGGGGGTGAGCTCCATGCTCGTCGCCTGCAAATATGAGGAGATATGGGCTCCTCAG GTTAATGACTTCATCTACATTTCCGACCGCGCATATGGCAGAGAGCAGATCCTGGCGACAGAGAAAGCAATCTTGAACAAGCTTGAATGGAACCTTACTGTTCCCACGCCGTATGTTTTCCTTGTGCGTTTTCTCAAGGCGGCCATGTCCGATAAGGAG ATGGAGaacatggcatttttcttcgcggAGTTGGGTTTGATGCACTACTCGATGGTCATCAAGCATCGCCCGTCCATGCTCGCTGCCTCGGCGGTCTACGCCGCACGGTGGACGCTGGAGAGGAGCCCCCGGTGGACCGAGACGCTCGAGCGGCACACGGGATACGATGAGCTGCAGTTGGG GGACTGCGCGCAGCATTTGCTGAGCTTCCATGCGTCGGCCGCCGAGAGCAAGCTCAGAGCCGTCTACAACAAGTACTCCAGCTCGCGACGAGGAGCTGTCGCGTTGCGTTCTCCCGCTACGAAGCCGCTTTGA
- the LOC135586107 gene encoding uncharacterized protein LOC135586107 isoform X2 — MQPKRRPLLPLLFFLSFAALLLLFSFHSTTSSSSRSSLLLSENHNPNPRFTFIIELLTFDRIDSLRRCLRSLAAADYAGDRVHLHVLVDHFRPANGSSAPSVDRKLEESRRILDLIDRFRWVHGEKIVHYRTANAGLQAQWLEAWWPSSDDEFAFVVEDDLELSPLYYKFLKRLILKYYYDPANYDASIYGASLQRPRFVAGKKGNKLQLSSETHIFLYQMVGTWGQLLFPKPWKEFRLWYDEHKAKEIKPILQGMVTTGWYKRFGERIWTPWFIKFIHSRGYYNLYTNFKQERALSISHRDAGVNYGKTVGPDSSLLVDESLDFSLTELPPLRNLKWYDFCFAETHPGRIVSNFDQLRSILHSLKQKTIFVISLYQTTERIARNLICNLENVGLVNFILLGGSPELLIDLARRGYPVVDTSQLVSSIRQVKSIDLEHETDIIKEIWIKATTVQKCLEFGYDLWLIDGNMIPGSGFLPELPNPSYDFAIAKNAELLFVKSSPSSLKTWNDDYIHKVAAECKSLTGTNSPEMEHKNFAYLAMRGLDENAGARLWRLDDPDIGVKLGYDTMNHTESKLNMVFWDQEMALTSVQRELDRSGYLVHPT, encoded by the exons ATGCAACCGAAGCGGAGGCCCCTCCTTCCgctccttttcttcctctccttcgccgccctcctcctcctcttctccttccactCCACCACATCCTCCTCCTCCCgttcctccctcctcctctcagAAAACCATAATCCTAATCCTCGCTTCACTTTCATCATCGAACTCCTCACATTCGACCGCATCGACTCACTCCGCCGCTGCCTCCGCTCCCTTGCCGCCGCCGACTACGCTGGCGACCGCGTCCACCTCCACGTCCTCGTCGACCACTTCCGCCCCGCCAATGGATCGTCCGCCCCCTCGGTCGACCGCAAGCTGGAGGAGTCGCGCCGGATCCTGGATCTTATCGACCGGTTCCGGTGGGTCCACGGGGAGAAGATCGTTCACTACCGGACGGCCAACGCCGGGCTCCAGGCCCAGTGGCTGGAGGCCTGGTGGCCGAGCTCCGACGACGAGTTCGCTTTCGTGGTGGAGGATGACCTCGAGCTGTCGCCGCTGTACTATAAGTTCCTGAAACGGCTGATCTTGAAGTACTACTACGACCCGGCGAACTACGATGCGTCCATCTACGGGGCATCGCTGCAGCGGCCGAGGTTCGTTGCTG GTAAGAAAGGAAACAAGTTGCAACTGAGCAGTGAAACACACATTTTCTTATACCAGATGGTTGGCACATGGGGTCAGCTTCTTTTTCCAAAACCTTGGAAGGAATTCCGTCTGTGGTATGATGAACATAAAGCCAAAGAAATCAAACCAATCCTGCAAGGCATG GTGACTACAGGATGGTACAAAAGGTTTGGTGAGAGAATATGGACTCCTTGGTTCATCAAATTCATTCATTCACGTGGGTACTACAATCTTTACACAAACTTTAAGCAAGAAAGAGCCCTTAGCATCTCTCACAGGGATGCAGGTGTAAACTATGGGAAGACGGTTGGTCCTGATTCGAGTTTGTTGGTGGATGAATCTCTTGATTTCAGTCTAACAGAACTGCCACCGTTAAGGAACTTAAAATGGTACGATTTCTGTTTTGCGGAGACACATCCAGGAAGAATTGTTAGTAACTTTGATCAACTCAGATCTATACTTCACTCTTTGAAGCAGAAAACAATATTTGTAATAAGTTTGTACCAGACAACAGAAAGGATTGCTAGAAACTTGATCTGCAACCTTGAAAATGTTGGTTTGGTAAACTTCATTCTCCTTGGTGGCTCTCCAGAGTTATTGATTGACCTTGCCAGGAGAGGATATCCTGTAGTTGATACAAGTCAGTTGGTTTCTAGCATTAGACAAGTCAAGTCAATAGATCTTGAACATGAAACAGACATCATAAAAGAGATCTGGATCAAAGCCACTACAGTTCAAAAGTGCCTGGAATTTGGTTATGACTTGTGGTTGATCGATGGCAATATGATTCCAGGTAGTGGTTTTTTACCTGAGCTGCCAAATCCCTCATATGACTTTGCTATTGCAAAAAATGCAGAGCTGTTGTTCGTGAAGAGCTCTCCATCTTCTTTGAAAACATGGAATGATGATTATATCCACAAGGTGGCAGCAGAGTGCAAGTCCCTGACTGGAACCAATTCTCCGGAAATGGAACACAAGAATTTTGCATATCTTGCTATGAGAGGTTTAGATGAGAATGCTGGTGCGAGGCTATGGAGACTTGATGACCCAGATATTGGTGTGAAATTAGGATATGATACCATGAACCATACGGAAAGCAAACTGAATATGGTCTTTTGGGATCAGGAGATGGCATTAACTTCAGTACAGAGGGAACTGGACAGATCAG GATATTTGGTACACCCGACCTAG
- the LOC135586107 gene encoding uncharacterized protein LOC135586107 isoform X1 codes for MQPKRRPLLPLLFFLSFAALLLLFSFHSTTSSSSRSSLLLSENHNPNPRFTFIIELLTFDRIDSLRRCLRSLAAADYAGDRVHLHVLVDHFRPANGSSAPSVDRKLEESRRILDLIDRFRWVHGEKIVHYRTANAGLQAQWLEAWWPSSDDEFAFVVEDDLELSPLYYKFLKRLILKYYYDPANYDASIYGASLQRPRFVAGKKGNKLQLSSETHIFLYQMVGTWGQLLFPKPWKEFRLWYDEHKAKEIKPILQGMVTTGWYKRFGERIWTPWFIKFIHSRGYYNLYTNFKQERALSISHRDAGVNYGKTVGPDSSLLVDESLDFSLTELPPLRNLKWYDFCFAETHPGRIVSNFDQLRSILHSLKQKTIFVISLYQTTERIARNLICNLENVGLVNFILLGGSPELLIDLARRGYPVVDTSQLVSSIRQVKSIDLEHETDIIKEIWIKATTVQKCLEFGYDLWLIDGNMIPGSGFLPELPNPSYDFAIAKNAELLFVKSSPSSLKTWNDDYIHKVAAECKSLTGTNSPEMEHKNFAYLAMRGLDENAGARLWRLDDPDIGVKLGYDTMNHTESKLNMVFWDQEMALTSVQRELDRSGLWLIDVDSSCVSVVCHKR; via the exons ATGCAACCGAAGCGGAGGCCCCTCCTTCCgctccttttcttcctctccttcgccgccctcctcctcctcttctccttccactCCACCACATCCTCCTCCTCCCgttcctccctcctcctctcagAAAACCATAATCCTAATCCTCGCTTCACTTTCATCATCGAACTCCTCACATTCGACCGCATCGACTCACTCCGCCGCTGCCTCCGCTCCCTTGCCGCCGCCGACTACGCTGGCGACCGCGTCCACCTCCACGTCCTCGTCGACCACTTCCGCCCCGCCAATGGATCGTCCGCCCCCTCGGTCGACCGCAAGCTGGAGGAGTCGCGCCGGATCCTGGATCTTATCGACCGGTTCCGGTGGGTCCACGGGGAGAAGATCGTTCACTACCGGACGGCCAACGCCGGGCTCCAGGCCCAGTGGCTGGAGGCCTGGTGGCCGAGCTCCGACGACGAGTTCGCTTTCGTGGTGGAGGATGACCTCGAGCTGTCGCCGCTGTACTATAAGTTCCTGAAACGGCTGATCTTGAAGTACTACTACGACCCGGCGAACTACGATGCGTCCATCTACGGGGCATCGCTGCAGCGGCCGAGGTTCGTTGCTG GTAAGAAAGGAAACAAGTTGCAACTGAGCAGTGAAACACACATTTTCTTATACCAGATGGTTGGCACATGGGGTCAGCTTCTTTTTCCAAAACCTTGGAAGGAATTCCGTCTGTGGTATGATGAACATAAAGCCAAAGAAATCAAACCAATCCTGCAAGGCATG GTGACTACAGGATGGTACAAAAGGTTTGGTGAGAGAATATGGACTCCTTGGTTCATCAAATTCATTCATTCACGTGGGTACTACAATCTTTACACAAACTTTAAGCAAGAAAGAGCCCTTAGCATCTCTCACAGGGATGCAGGTGTAAACTATGGGAAGACGGTTGGTCCTGATTCGAGTTTGTTGGTGGATGAATCTCTTGATTTCAGTCTAACAGAACTGCCACCGTTAAGGAACTTAAAATGGTACGATTTCTGTTTTGCGGAGACACATCCAGGAAGAATTGTTAGTAACTTTGATCAACTCAGATCTATACTTCACTCTTTGAAGCAGAAAACAATATTTGTAATAAGTTTGTACCAGACAACAGAAAGGATTGCTAGAAACTTGATCTGCAACCTTGAAAATGTTGGTTTGGTAAACTTCATTCTCCTTGGTGGCTCTCCAGAGTTATTGATTGACCTTGCCAGGAGAGGATATCCTGTAGTTGATACAAGTCAGTTGGTTTCTAGCATTAGACAAGTCAAGTCAATAGATCTTGAACATGAAACAGACATCATAAAAGAGATCTGGATCAAAGCCACTACAGTTCAAAAGTGCCTGGAATTTGGTTATGACTTGTGGTTGATCGATGGCAATATGATTCCAGGTAGTGGTTTTTTACCTGAGCTGCCAAATCCCTCATATGACTTTGCTATTGCAAAAAATGCAGAGCTGTTGTTCGTGAAGAGCTCTCCATCTTCTTTGAAAACATGGAATGATGATTATATCCACAAGGTGGCAGCAGAGTGCAAGTCCCTGACTGGAACCAATTCTCCGGAAATGGAACACAAGAATTTTGCATATCTTGCTATGAGAGGTTTAGATGAGAATGCTGGTGCGAGGCTATGGAGACTTGATGACCCAGATATTGGTGTGAAATTAGGATATGATACCATGAACCATACGGAAAGCAAACTGAATATGGTCTTTTGGGATCAGGAGATGGCATTAACTTCAGTACAGAGGGAACTGGACAGATCAGGTTTGTGGTTGATCGATGTGGATTCTTCATGTGTTTCTGTTGTTTGCCATAAGAGATAG
- the LOC103978873 gene encoding probable mediator of RNA polymerase II transcription subunit 26b: MASSSSSVDYWRRFFRSANSDIFEVIEQAILVAASDYPQQFRSRRDQIVEKIFTALLPRCFGCDRVELRGAEGEEGHGSVRRVGEKESKVDSSNDGPEFSNRVVSNYSYDEAEALTEEIEEEGQIVGEVMRIKEILANHHEESDNFLFESLRRLQLMELSVDVLKATEIGRAVNGLRKHNSKQIRHLVRALIDGWKVLVDEWVRATAAIADNSPDSVNPSVVDDEDGLPSPPLDEGALFATQTTSIQLSEFFDGMDDDGNFRNNGEFHKRWEHGRRPTENHESLRKQQPMQQPFTREEKVEMKQDPEQSIFAEGVGHSRRQEPHRSATPEEKLRRQEPQMRQSKPHEICLGQAKSQNILPKQSNPVISESGPGRPVKIGFEQKVCNEAKFKQPPDTAALGRKPPMIPRDKSKYSEEAPVQAKLEATKRKLHEGYQQAENAKKQRTIQVMELHDIPKQAHNRHPILKSRNHLRNWANGRH, encoded by the exons AGCTCGGTTGATTACTGGAGGAGGTTCTTCCGGAGCGCCAATTCTGATATCTTCGAGGTCATCGAGCAAGCGATCCTCGTGGCGGCGTCGGATTACCCCCAGCAGTTCCGGAGCAGGAGGGATCAGATCGTGGAGAAGATCTTCACCGCGCTGCTGCCGCGGTGCTTCGGCTGTGACCGGGTCGAGCTGCGAGGGGCCGAGGGGGAGGAAGGGCACGGCAGCGTGCGGAGGGTCGGAGAGAAGGAGAGCAAGGTGGACAGCAGCAACGACGGGCCCGAGTTCTCGAATCGGGTGGTGAGCAACTACTCGTACGACGAGGCAGAGGCGCTCACGGAGGAGATCGAAGAGGAGGGTCAAATCGTTGGCGAGGTCATGAGGATCAAGGAGATCCTTGCCAACCATCATGAGGAG TCTGATAATTTCTTGTTCGAGTCACTGAGGAGGCTGCAATTGATGGAGCTTTCTGTTGATGTCTTGAAG GCGACCGAGATTGGAAGGGCTGTCAATGGCCTCCGTAAACACAACTCAAAGCAAATTCGCCACCTAGTTCGTGCTCTCATCGA TGGTTGGAAGGTTTTGGTTGATGAATGGGTCAGGGCTACTGCTGCCATTGCCG ATAACTCCCCGGACTCTGTAAATCCTTCTGTCGTGGATGATGAGGATGGCCTTCCTTCTCCCCCGTTAGATGAAGGAGCTTTATTCGCCACTCAGACAACTTCCATCCAGCTCTCCGAG TTCTTTGATGGAATGGATGACGATGGAA ATTTTCGAAATAATGGGGAGTTTCACAAGAGGTGGGAACATGGAAGACGACCTACAGAGAATCATGAATCATTAAGGAAACAGCAGCCGATGCAACAACCTTTTACTCGAGAAGAAAAAGTGGAGATGAAACAAGATCCGGAGCAGTCTATTTTTGCAGAAGGGGTGGGACACTCGAGGCGGCAAGAACCACATCGATCAGCTACCCCAGAAGAGAAGCTAAGAAGACAAGAACCACAAATGAGGCAATCAAAGCCACATGAGATCTGTCTCGGGCAAGCAAAGTCCCAAAACATTCTACCCAAGCAAAGCAACCCTGTGATTTCTGAATCTGGGCCTGGAAGACCAGTTAAAATTGGCTTTGAGCAAAAAGTATGCAACGAAGCGAAATTTAAACAGCCACCAGACACTGCTGCACTTGGAAGGAAGCCACCGATGATCCCACGAGAT AAATCAAAGTACTCTGAAGAAGCTCCCGTTCAGGCTAAGCTGGAAGCCACAAAACGGAAGCTTCATGAAGGATACCAGCAAGCCGAAAATG CAAAAAAGCAGCGAACGATACAAGTAATGGAGTTACATGACATTCCAAAGCAGGCACACAACAGGCATCCTATTCTGAAATCCAGAAACCACCTGAGGAATTGGGCAAATGGGCGGCACTAG